The following are from one region of the Stanieria cyanosphaera PCC 7437 genome:
- a CDS encoding DUF1830 domain-containing protein, which translates to MFCPCPPNCSKKIFCCYINHSDQVQIGRISNVADWYLERVIFPKQRLLFEAPAEAELEIYTNSFSSAILSERIRCEHLEFIKLN; encoded by the coding sequence ATGTTTTGCCCCTGTCCGCCTAACTGCTCCAAAAAAATTTTTTGTTGTTACATCAACCATAGCGACCAAGTACAAATAGGTCGAATTTCTAATGTTGCCGACTGGTATCTTGAGAGAGTAATTTTTCCAAAGCAACGTTTATTATTTGAAGCACCTGCCGAAGCAGAATTAGAAATTTATACCAATAGCTTTTCTAGTGCTATTCTTTCTGAACGGATTAGGTGTGAACATCTTGAGTTCATAAAATTAAATTAG
- a CDS encoding pentapeptide repeat-containing protein, with translation MYNSQPNQHSTNMIDASQLIESYRSGKRDFSQIDLKQVHLSEVDLTEIKLWRANLTEINLSFSVLHQANLSESNLIGATLWQTDLTKACLNQAQLSRAFLIRANLEQANLSQTLLNGTELRLACLRGADLRGADLSEANLSYADLRGANLIGANLDRAILTGANLAQANLSNTNLEGTILERVNLNQVILI, from the coding sequence ATGTATAATTCACAACCAAACCAGCACAGTACTAATATGATTGACGCTTCCCAACTTATTGAATCATATAGATCAGGAAAGCGCGATTTTAGTCAAATAGATCTTAAGCAAGTTCATTTAAGCGAGGTTGATTTAACTGAAATTAAGTTGTGGCGGGCTAATTTAACTGAAATCAATCTTAGTTTTTCTGTTTTACATCAAGCCAATTTAAGTGAAAGTAATCTAATCGGGGCAACTCTTTGGCAAACTGACTTAACCAAAGCTTGTTTAAATCAAGCTCAACTAAGTCGTGCTTTTTTGATCCGTGCCAATTTGGAGCAAGCTAATTTATCTCAAACTCTTTTAAATGGTACAGAACTTCGGCTAGCTTGTTTAAGAGGTGCAGATTTAAGAGGTGCAGATTTAAGTGAAGCCAATCTTAGCTATGCTGACTTGCGAGGAGCTAATTTAATAGGGGCTAATCTAGACCGCGCTATTCTTACAGGGGCTAATCTAGCTCAAGCTAATCTGAGTAACACTAACTTAGAAGGAACAATTTTAGAGCGGGTAAACTTAAACCAAGTCATATTAATCTAA
- a CDS encoding sodium-dependent bicarbonate transport family permease, translating into MDFLSLFVKDFILQLQSPTLAFLIGGMIIAALGSELIIPESICTIIVFMLLTKIGLTGGIAIRNSSLLDMVLPVACAVIVGILVVFIARSTLAKLPNVKVVDAIATGGLFGAVSGSTMAAGLTVLEEQNIQYEAWAGALYPFMDIPALVTAIVVANIYLNKRKKSAAAQYIKQESFSKQPVAVGDYPAQEDYPSTRQEYRSQQNGDADNRVKIWPIVEESLRGPALSAMLLGLALGIFTKPETVYEGFYDPAFKGLLSILMLVMGIEAWSRLGELRKVAQWYVVYSVVAPFLHGCIAFALGMIAHYTVGFSMGGVVILAVIAASSSDISGPPTLRAGIPSANPSAYIGASTAIGTPIAIGVCIPFFIGLAQAIGGL; encoded by the coding sequence GTGGATTTCTTGTCCCTTTTCGTAAAGGACTTCATTCTCCAGTTGCAGTCCCCAACACTCGCTTTTTTGATTGGTGGAATGATCATTGCTGCTCTCGGTAGCGAATTGATAATTCCAGAGTCGATTTGTACGATCATCGTCTTCATGCTGCTCACCAAAATCGGTCTGACCGGGGGAATTGCAATCCGCAATTCCAGTTTGTTGGATATGGTGTTACCCGTAGCCTGTGCTGTAATAGTAGGGATTCTTGTTGTATTTATCGCCCGTTCTACATTGGCAAAGCTGCCAAATGTCAAAGTTGTGGATGCGATCGCAACTGGGGGGTTGTTTGGTGCCGTGAGTGGCTCTACTATGGCTGCTGGGCTGACGGTACTGGAAGAACAAAACATCCAATACGAGGCATGGGCTGGCGCACTCTATCCCTTCATGGATATCCCAGCACTCGTAACTGCGATTGTTGTAGCCAACATTTATCTCAACAAAAGAAAGAAGAGTGCTGCAGCCCAATATATTAAGCAGGAGTCTTTCAGCAAGCAGCCCGTTGCGGTAGGCGATTATCCCGCTCAGGAGGATTATCCCAGTACTCGGCAGGAGTATCGCAGCCAGCAGAATGGGGATGCGGATAATCGCGTCAAGATATGGCCTATCGTGGAGGAAAGTCTTCGGGGTCCTGCCTTATCGGCAATGTTATTAGGTCTCGCTCTTGGCATATTCACCAAGCCAGAAACTGTCTATGAAGGCTTCTACGATCCTGCCTTTAAAGGCTTGCTTTCGATCTTGATGCTGGTCATGGGTATAGAGGCTTGGTCAAGGCTTGGCGAACTGCGCAAGGTTGCCCAATGGTATGTCGTGTATAGTGTGGTAGCACCATTTCTGCATGGGTGCATCGCCTTCGCTCTCGGCATGATTGCCCACTACACCGTGGGATTCAGCATGGGTGGTGTCGTGATCCTAGCCGTCATCGCTGCCTCTAGTTCAGACATTTCAGGCCCACCCACGTTACGAGCCGGTATCCCGTCGGCAAACCCCTCAGCTTACATTGGTGCCTCGACAGCCATCGGTACGCCAATTGCGATCGGCGTGTGTATACCTTTCTTCATCGGGCTAGCCCAGGCGATCGGCGGACTCTAA
- a CDS encoding phycobiliprotein lyase, translating into MTSVGMTTKTLESLSLEFFQQSAGQWQSQRRYYTLNKETEPQEVESLITIKFLEQGTPELIELAKLHQLDNLEALVGGTKVTWSSNYTGTIRKPSNGSTVFGVWENKLYRDRGFATTEPVVATYYFTNPQTMCLRTEYNGSVFEEEIKLIGQSYRTRQSIISRAGQELMIGQYLEKRLEN; encoded by the coding sequence ATGACATCAGTGGGAATGACAACAAAAACATTAGAATCTTTATCGCTTGAATTTTTTCAACAATCAGCAGGTCAATGGCAATCTCAGCGACGCTACTACACACTCAATAAGGAAACAGAACCTCAAGAAGTTGAAAGTTTAATTACGATTAAATTTTTAGAACAAGGTACACCAGAACTAATTGAATTAGCCAAACTGCATCAGCTAGATAATTTGGAAGCTTTGGTTGGTGGAACAAAAGTAACCTGGTCAAGTAATTATACTGGTACAATTCGCAAACCTTCTAACGGTTCAACTGTATTTGGAGTATGGGAAAATAAACTATATCGCGATCGCGGTTTTGCCACTACTGAACCGGTCGTTGCGACTTATTACTTTACCAATCCTCAAACTATGTGTTTGCGTACCGAGTACAATGGTTCAGTTTTTGAAGAAGAAATTAAACTAATTGGTCAAAGTTATCGTACTAGACAATCAATTATTTCTCGTGCTGGACAAGAATTAATGATCGGTCAATACTTAGAAAAACGTCTCGAAAATTAA
- a CDS encoding energy transducer TonB family protein, whose amino-acid sequence MSTSNFCFQKRQQEQRQLKKLLTVGFAGSVLFHGLLALTLPNWSVEPPKAKEKPVDLIVVEKPKPKPPETKIEPKPIPKPEPVKPQPTPPPAVKQPEPVKPQPTPPKPQPATKRVLTSPTPAPSQPVISGAIEDTSSTSSLSRNFIAGNSTNSGSSDSGSGIGIPGAVAANSSAPPRPEPSTDEKITCVSNCEPEYPSALNGIEGSAGIKLNIDAEGNVTSAVIDTANSNSELNRQALLAARQMKFSSPSNGSNASVKVNINFTVAGSDFDRQARQQELERERLAEERREQEEARQQQLEQERQARQEQLEQERQSRMRQQQLEQQQQTEIEKPPQVQQQQQQPTTSETEREDEMLRKFRDRIERHQQQ is encoded by the coding sequence ATGTCTACTTCTAACTTTTGTTTCCAAAAACGTCAGCAAGAACAACGGCAACTTAAAAAATTGTTAACGGTTGGTTTTGCAGGTTCAGTATTATTTCATGGGTTGTTAGCATTAACCTTGCCCAATTGGTCGGTTGAACCACCCAAAGCAAAAGAAAAACCTGTAGATTTAATTGTTGTAGAAAAACCCAAACCTAAGCCACCAGAAACTAAAATAGAACCAAAACCAATTCCCAAACCAGAGCCGGTCAAACCTCAACCAACTCCACCACCTGCTGTTAAACAACCAGAACCAGTCAAACCTCAACCAACTCCACCAAAACCCCAACCTGCGACTAAAAGAGTTTTAACATCTCCCACCCCAGCACCATCGCAACCAGTCATTTCTGGAGCTATAGAAGATACTTCCTCAACTTCTTCGTTAAGTAGGAATTTTATAGCAGGAAATAGTACAAACTCTGGTTCATCTGACTCAGGCAGTGGTATAGGTATTCCAGGAGCAGTGGCAGCAAATAGTAGTGCGCCTCCTCGTCCTGAACCCAGTACCGATGAAAAAATTACTTGCGTTAGTAATTGTGAACCAGAATATCCCTCAGCGTTAAATGGAATCGAAGGTAGTGCAGGAATAAAACTAAACATTGATGCTGAAGGAAATGTTACTAGTGCTGTTATAGATACGGCAAATAGCAATAGCGAGCTAAATCGTCAAGCTCTTTTAGCAGCAAGACAAATGAAATTTAGTTCTCCCTCTAATGGTAGTAATGCTTCAGTTAAAGTAAATATTAACTTTACTGTTGCAGGGTCTGATTTTGACCGTCAAGCACGTCAACAAGAATTAGAAAGAGAAAGACTTGCTGAAGAACGTCGAGAACAAGAGGAAGCTCGTCAACAACAATTAGAGCAAGAAAGGCAAGCACGTCAAGAACAACTTGAACAAGAAAGACAATCAAGAATGCGTCAGCAACAGTTAGAACAACAACAACAAACAGAAATAGAAAAACCGCCTCAAGTCCAACAGCAACAACAGCAACCAACCACTTCAGAAACCGAACGGGAAGACGAAATGTTACGTAAGTTTCGGGACCGGATCGAACGACACCAACAGCAATAG
- a CDS encoding P-II family nitrogen regulator, whose translation MAKQANKLVIVTEKVLLKKVAKIIEECGAKGYTVMQSGGKGSRNVRSSGQPSSSDTEANVKFEILTENREIAEDIADRVALKYFKDYAGIAYICSAEVLYGQSFCGPEGC comes from the coding sequence ATGGCTAAGCAAGCCAACAAGCTCGTTATCGTCACGGAAAAGGTTCTGCTGAAAAAAGTCGCTAAGATCATCGAGGAATGCGGGGCTAAAGGGTATACGGTGATGCAGTCTGGCGGTAAAGGCAGTCGCAACGTGCGCTCGTCGGGGCAACCCAGCAGTTCCGACACCGAGGCGAATGTAAAGTTCGAGATACTTACCGAAAATCGGGAGATAGCTGAGGATATTGCGGATCGGGTCGCACTGAAATATTTCAAGGATTATGCGGGCATTGCCTATATCTGTAGCGCAGAGGTACTGTACGGGCAAAGTTTCTGTGGACCAGAGGGCTGTTAA
- a CDS encoding COP23 domain-containing protein: protein MSPQLTSLLQKSSLALSLVVMFSGANAYALPASNSNNLDNYNFKKLFQVISQSNTQPPEVIIDENGNSGSSSSTRTTNSTYSTSSDTRFRCEMVNGEYTVMYYPESRPDQAYPWAIPSQLGGGWTPQNRCNEITRRLESYRQDGLLELTTGIENGYDTICVTTQVDPTDCKIVLTVPPGQDPQITRDQVFENLLVADDGQQTQGVYTYTDNGGGDILNQIGNVIGGGKKPVASPKDIDLRPFLDPADGGTGTRLRQTSNSNSQKPSIFK from the coding sequence ATGTCGCCACAATTAACGTCTTTACTCCAAAAAAGCAGTTTAGCTTTATCTTTAGTGGTAATGTTTAGCGGAGCTAATGCTTATGCGTTACCAGCTTCTAATAGCAATAACTTAGACAATTACAACTTTAAAAAACTGTTTCAAGTAATCAGTCAAAGTAATACTCAACCACCAGAAGTAATTATTGATGAGAATGGAAACTCTGGTTCTTCTAGCAGTACCAGAACTACGAACAGTACCTATTCAACCAGCAGCGATACTAGATTTAGATGTGAAATGGTTAACGGTGAATATACAGTAATGTATTATCCCGAAAGTCGACCTGATCAAGCTTATCCTTGGGCAATTCCAAGTCAATTGGGTGGTGGTTGGACTCCACAAAATAGATGTAATGAAATTACTAGGCGGTTAGAATCATATCGTCAAGATGGCTTGCTAGAGTTAACTACAGGCATTGAAAACGGCTATGATACAATTTGCGTGACTACTCAAGTAGACCCAACTGATTGCAAAATTGTTTTAACTGTACCACCAGGACAAGACCCTCAAATTACCCGCGACCAAGTTTTTGAAAATCTTTTAGTTGCTGATGATGGTCAACAAACTCAAGGTGTTTATACTTATACCGATAATGGTGGTGGAGATATTCTTAATCAAATTGGCAATGTTATTGGTGGCGGTAAGAAACCAGTTGCTTCGCCTAAAGATATTGATTTACGTCCCTTCTTAGATCCTGCTGATGGTGGTACAGGAACAAGATTAAGACAAACCTCTAATTCTAATTCTCAAAAACCATCAATTTTTAAATAA
- a CDS encoding MORN repeat-containing protein, translating to MNKFISKLTIIFALTSTLGLAGNSTTLAEVVPLPDGGKCQGKISEGNLNGKVTCTYGNGDRYEGDFVNGKKQGQGVYLFADGGRYQGGFNNNQFSGQGVRVYANGDRYEGEFNNGQANGKGVFITADGGRYQGTFSNGEPSGEGTFVYGNGDSCSGIVSNAQLNGQGKCTYKNGNSYQGELVNGKPEGKGIYTFANGDRYQGQFSQGEFAGTGVFVEKNGNRYEGQFSDGKYNGTGTYIFANGDRCEGEFSQGQLNGEAVCDYSSGDTYQGQFKNGQKHGSGSYTFADGTKVEGSWVNNEYQE from the coding sequence ATGAATAAATTTATCAGTAAATTAACAATTATTTTTGCTTTGACTTCTACTTTGGGATTAGCTGGTAATTCTACAACCTTAGCAGAAGTAGTTCCACTACCTGATGGCGGTAAGTGCCAAGGGAAAATAAGTGAGGGTAATCTCAATGGTAAGGTAACTTGTACTTATGGTAATGGCGATCGCTATGAAGGTGATTTCGTTAACGGCAAAAAACAAGGTCAAGGAGTTTATCTTTTTGCCGATGGTGGTCGTTATCAAGGAGGGTTTAATAATAACCAGTTTAGCGGTCAAGGGGTAAGAGTTTATGCCAATGGCGATCGCTATGAAGGAGAGTTTAACAACGGTCAAGCAAACGGCAAAGGAGTTTTTATTACTGCTGACGGGGGACGTTATCAAGGAACTTTTAGTAACGGTGAACCCAGTGGTGAAGGTACTTTTGTCTATGGCAACGGAGATAGTTGTTCGGGAATAGTCAGCAATGCTCAACTAAATGGTCAAGGAAAATGCACTTATAAGAATGGGAACAGCTATCAAGGAGAACTGGTTAATGGTAAACCTGAAGGAAAAGGAATCTATACTTTTGCTAATGGCGATCGCTATCAAGGACAATTTAGTCAGGGAGAATTTGCGGGTACTGGGGTTTTTGTAGAAAAAAATGGTAATCGTTACGAAGGGCAATTTAGTGACGGCAAATATAATGGCACGGGAACTTATATTTTTGCCAATGGCGATCGCTGTGAGGGTGAATTTAGTCAAGGACAGTTAAATGGGGAAGCTGTTTGTGATTATTCCAGTGGCGATACTTATCAAGGACAATTTAAAAACGGTCAAAAACATGGAAGCGGTTCTTACACTTTTGCTGATGGCACTAAAGTAGAAGGAAGTTGGGTCAATAACGAGTATCAAGAGTGA
- the psb32 gene encoding photosystem II repair protein Psb32, with the protein MKSYSNKYSHNLLSLANWIVPILSILFAIFVCATPVLATGVYDLPSPNTEDVWMVDQADEISLATQGKLSNNFQQLAKQTGQELRMVAIRRLDYGETIDTLADQLFSTWYSTSEAQANQTLLVMDTLTNNVALRTGSKAQQLVSPEIAQSVINETIGYNLRKGDKYNQALLDASDRLVALLSGKPDPGPPAITEEIQVEGTFTKAEDTDAGSATVWVVVLLLLATVIPMVTYFWYVGFPGN; encoded by the coding sequence ATGAAATCCTACTCTAATAAATACTCACATAATCTTTTATCCCTAGCTAATTGGATCGTACCAATCTTATCAATTCTGTTTGCTATTTTTGTTTGTGCTACACCTGTTTTAGCCACAGGAGTTTACGATTTACCCAGTCCTAATACTGAAGATGTTTGGATGGTAGATCAAGCAGATGAAATTAGTCTAGCTACTCAAGGGAAACTAAGCAACAATTTTCAACAATTAGCTAAACAAACTGGTCAAGAATTGAGAATGGTAGCAATTCGTCGTTTAGATTATGGCGAAACGATTGACACTCTAGCAGATCAACTATTTTCAACTTGGTATTCCACTTCTGAAGCACAAGCAAATCAAACTCTTTTGGTAATGGATACTTTAACTAATAATGTTGCTCTGCGTACAGGGTCAAAAGCACAACAATTAGTCAGTCCAGAAATTGCTCAAAGCGTAATTAATGAAACGATTGGTTACAATCTTAGAAAAGGTGATAAATATAATCAAGCTCTACTCGATGCAAGCGATCGCCTTGTTGCTTTATTATCTGGCAAACCTGATCCCGGTCCACCTGCCATTACCGAAGAGATTCAAGTAGAAGGAACTTTTACTAAAGCAGAAGATACCGATGCTGGTAGTGCTACTGTTTGGGTTGTAGTTTTATTACTTTTAGCTACCGTAATTCCTATGGTTACCTATTTTTGGTACGTGGGTTTTCCTGGTAATTAA
- a CDS encoding reverse transcriptase domain-containing protein: METTQTQQASKLVIITEKVLLKKIAKIIDQAGATGYTVLETSGKGSRNVRSSGQPSVSDTNSNIKFEVLTRDRGIRNGIARCLKAGINPEYPEQGTCQGGVISPLLANVALNGIEEIHKSIRYADDMVFILKPGDNETQILDQIKEFLAQCGMEISESKTKITAATDGFDFLGWHFKVQSNGKFRSIPSEDNFKTFCE; encoded by the coding sequence ATCGAGACGACGCAGACCCAACAAGCCAGCAAGCTCGTCATCATCACGGAAAAAGTGCTGCTGAAAAAGATCGCCAAGATCATCGACCAAGCTGGGGCTACCGGTTATACAGTACTTGAGACTAGCGGTAAAGGCAGTCGCAACGTGCGCTCGTCGGGACAACCCAGCGTTTCCGACACCAACTCGAATATAAAGTTCGAAGTACTCACCCGCGATCGGGGTATTAGAAACGGGATAGCCCGATGTCTAAAGGCAGGGATTAACCCAGAATACCCCGAACAGGGAACATGCCAAGGAGGAGTAATAAGTCCGTTACTAGCCAACGTTGCTCTCAACGGTATAGAGGAAATACATAAGTCTATCCGCTACGCGGATGACATGGTATTTATACTCAAACCTGGAGACAATGAAACTCAAATACTTGACCAAATCAAAGAATTCTTAGCCCAATGCGGAATGGAGATTAGCGAAAGTAAAACCAAAATAACGGCTGCGACAGATGGATTTGATTTTTTAGGATGGCACTTTAAAGTCCAATCAAACGGAAAATTCAGAAGTATTCCCTCAGAGGACAACTTCAAAACATTCTGTGAGTGA
- a CDS encoding HEAT repeat domain-containing protein, translating to MDFNLIQEYLSNSDSQKRMKAITELRNYETDIVVPLLKEKINDKEFLVRSFVAMGLGKKRNAESFAALLQMMKLDRDPNVRAEAANSLSLFGTVSIPHLVLMFEQDDHWLVRRSILAALAELDCPQELLEVCICGLHGEDQTVREACIDCLVRFANTSKQEEALAQLLALVTDQWWRTRMRVARALAKFNTPQAQEALNQLKQDEDHRVVGAVLESLI from the coding sequence ATGGATTTTAATTTGATTCAAGAATATTTAAGTAATTCCGATTCTCAAAAGCGGATGAAAGCAATTACTGAACTAAGAAATTATGAAACAGACATTGTAGTACCTCTGTTGAAAGAAAAAATCAATGACAAAGAATTTTTAGTTCGTTCTTTTGTGGCGATGGGACTCGGAAAAAAACGCAATGCAGAATCTTTTGCAGCGTTATTACAGATGATGAAACTCGACCGAGATCCTAATGTTCGTGCTGAAGCTGCTAATTCTCTTTCTCTTTTTGGCACGGTTTCAATACCTCATTTAGTATTGATGTTTGAACAAGATGATCATTGGTTGGTTCGTCGCAGTATTCTAGCAGCCTTAGCTGAATTAGATTGTCCACAAGAATTATTAGAAGTTTGTATTTGCGGTTTACACGGAGAAGATCAAACTGTTCGAGAGGCTTGTATTGACTGTTTAGTTCGTTTCGCTAATACTTCCAAACAAGAAGAGGCTTTAGCTCAACTCTTGGCTTTAGTAACAGATCAATGGTGGCGTACTCGGATGCGAGTAGCAAGGGCATTGGCAAAATTTAACACCCCTCAAGCACAAGAAGCTCTTAACCAACTTAAACAAGACGAAGATCATCGAGTAGTGGGTGCTGTGTTGGAAAGTTTAATTTAG
- the ftsH2 gene encoding ATP-dependent zinc metalloprotease FtsH2, producing the protein MKKFSWRILLLWTLPLLVVGFFLWQGTFAPATESLGGNTANTRMTYGRFLEYLNADKVTSVELYENGRTAIVQAIDPELDNRLLKLRVDLPGNSPELISKLREANISFDYHPVNNDGAIWGLLGNLVFPILLIAALFFLFRRSSNIPGGPGQAMNFGKSRARFQMEAKTGVMFDDVAGIDEAKEELQEVVTFLKQPERFTAVGARIPKGVLLVGPPGTGKTLLAKAIAGEAGVPFFSISGSEFVEMFVGVGASRVRDLFKKAKDNAPCLIFIDEIDAVGRQRGAGIGGGNDEREQTLNQLLTEMDGFEGNTGIIIIAATNRPDVLDSALMRPGRFDRQVIVDNPDIKGRLEILEVHSRNKKLAPEISLDAIARRTPGFSGADLANLLNEAAILTARRRKEAITMAEIDDAVDRVVAGMEGTPLVDGKSKRLIAYHEVGHAIVGTLIKDHDPVQKVTLIPRGQAQGLTWFTPNEDQGLITKSQLMARIAGAMGGRAAEEEIFGYDEVTTGAGGDLQQVTEMARQMVTRFGMSDLGPVSLEGQGGEVFLGAGLMSRAEYSEEVASRIDDQVRQISEHGHNLARKIIRENREVIDRLVDLLIEKETIDGEEFRQIVAEYTEVPEKEQFVPQL; encoded by the coding sequence ATGAAAAAATTTTCTTGGAGAATACTTTTACTTTGGACCTTACCCTTGTTAGTGGTAGGCTTCTTTTTGTGGCAGGGAACATTTGCACCAGCTACAGAAAGTTTAGGCGGGAATACAGCTAATACTCGCATGACTTACGGTCGTTTTTTAGAGTATCTGAATGCTGACAAGGTAACGAGTGTCGAATTATACGAAAATGGCAGAACTGCGATTGTTCAAGCGATCGATCCCGAACTAGATAATCGTTTGCTGAAACTGCGAGTAGACTTACCAGGAAATTCTCCTGAATTAATTAGTAAGTTAAGAGAAGCAAACATTAGTTTTGATTACCATCCTGTCAATAATGATGGTGCTATTTGGGGCTTATTGGGTAACTTAGTTTTTCCAATTTTATTAATTGCTGCTTTATTCTTTCTATTCCGTCGTTCCAGCAATATTCCTGGTGGCCCAGGTCAAGCGATGAATTTTGGTAAATCTCGCGCTCGTTTCCAAATGGAAGCCAAAACAGGAGTAATGTTTGATGATGTAGCGGGAATTGATGAAGCCAAAGAAGAATTACAAGAGGTTGTCACTTTCCTAAAACAACCAGAAAGATTTACCGCCGTAGGTGCAAGGATTCCTAAAGGAGTTTTATTAGTTGGCCCTCCAGGAACAGGTAAAACTCTGTTAGCCAAAGCGATCGCAGGAGAAGCTGGAGTTCCTTTCTTTAGTATCTCGGGTTCGGAATTTGTCGAGATGTTTGTGGGTGTCGGTGCATCTCGCGTCCGCGATTTATTTAAGAAAGCAAAAGACAATGCACCTTGTTTAATCTTTATCGATGAAATTGATGCCGTCGGTCGTCAAAGAGGTGCAGGTATTGGTGGTGGTAACGACGAGAGAGAACAAACTCTTAATCAATTACTAACTGAAATGGATGGTTTTGAAGGCAATACCGGGATCATCATTATTGCTGCTACTAACCGTCCTGATGTACTTGACTCTGCCTTAATGCGTCCTGGTCGTTTTGACCGTCAGGTAATTGTCGACAATCCTGATATTAAAGGTCGTTTAGAAATTTTAGAAGTTCATTCTCGCAATAAAAAATTAGCTCCTGAAATTTCTTTAGATGCGATCGCTCGCCGTACTCCTGGTTTTTCTGGTGCAGATTTAGCTAACCTTCTCAATGAAGCAGCGATTCTTACTGCTAGAAGAAGAAAAGAAGCGATCACTATGGCAGAAATTGATGATGCGGTTGACCGCGTTGTCGCTGGTATGGAAGGAACTCCTTTAGTAGATGGCAAGAGTAAGCGATTGATTGCTTATCATGAAGTAGGTCATGCGATCGTTGGTACTTTGATTAAAGACCACGACCCCGTACAAAAAGTTACCCTAATTCCACGAGGACAAGCACAGGGTTTAACTTGGTTTACTCCAAATGAAGACCAAGGTTTAATCACCAAATCCCAGTTGATGGCAAGAATTGCTGGTGCAATGGGTGGTCGTGCTGCTGAGGAAGAGATTTTTGGTTATGACGAAGTTACCACTGGTGCAGGTGGTGATTTACAACAAGTCACAGAAATGGCAAGACAAATGGTCACTCGTTTTGGAATGAGTGATTTAGGACCTGTTTCTTTAGAAGGTCAAGGTGGAGAAGTATTCCTCGGTGCAGGTTTAATGTCCCGTGCCGAATATTCCGAAGAAGTTGCTTCTCGCATTGACGATCAAGTACGTCAGATTAGCGAACACGGTCACAATTTAGCTCGTAAAATTATTCGAGAAAATCGTGAAGTTATTGATCGTTTAGTTGATTTGTTGATTGAAAAAGAAACTATCGACGGAGAAGAGTTTCGTCAAATCGTAGCTGAGTACACTGAAGTACCTGAAAAAGAGCAGTTTGTTCCTCAGTTATAA